A single genomic interval of Helianthus annuus cultivar XRQ/B chromosome 13, HanXRQr2.0-SUNRISE, whole genome shotgun sequence harbors:
- the LOC110899520 gene encoding dof zinc finger protein 1 isoform X2, whose translation MEEILAPNSAISSNNNSNGNSNLSKPSSSSSSFERRARPQKAAAVNCPRCDSTNTKFCYYNNYSLSQPRYFCKTCRRYWTEGGTLRNIPVGGGSRKNKRSSASTTTSSTSSYSSVAKPTLPDLVVPSISTAVLSQNPRIHHDQYGQDLNLGFLQVPNFDATKNTNSSVSTTTTTTNTQLSALELLTGITSRGTTSSFMPIPDPNSVYTPSGQLMMPMSEFKIPSSLSFSLDGMGSGNGGRLLFPFEELKTNTSATHDDDPHVGQNKDQNCDSIGFWNGMMGGGSW comes from the coding sequence ATGGAAGAAATACTAGCACCCAACTCCGCAATTTCAAGTAACAATAACAGTAACGGTAACAGTAATCTCTCGAAGCCCTCTTCAAGTTCTTCATCTTTCGAAAGACGGGCAAGACCACAAAAGGCAGCCGCAGTAAACTGTCCCAGATGTGATTCGACGAACACAAAGTTCTGTTACTACAACAATTATAGTCTTTCGCAACCGCGATACTTTTGCAAGACTTGTAGAAGGTATTGGACTGAAGGTGGAACACTTAGAAACATTCCTGTTGGTGGTGGATCAAGAAAGAACAAGAGATCATCAGCATCAACAACAACTTCTAGTACTTCGTCTTATTCTTCAGTGGCAAAACCAACACTTCCTGATCTAGTTGTACCTTCCATATCTACAGCTGTACTATCTCAAAACCCTAGGATCCATCATGACCAATATGGTCAAGATCTAAATTTAGGGTTTCTCCAAGTACCCAACTTTGATGCCACCAAGAATACAAATTCTTCTGTTTCTACTACTACCACAACAACTAATACTCAGCTTTCGGCTTTGGAGCTCTTGACTGGAATTACATCAAGGGGTACAACGAGTTCGTTCATGCCTATTCCGGACCCTAATTCGGTTTATACACCCTCGGGGCAGTTGATGATGCCCATGTCAGAATTCAAGATTCCATCATCACTTAGTTTTTCTTTAGATGGAATGGGAAGTGGTAATGGTGGGAGGCTTTTGTTCCCGTTTGAAGAGTTGAAAACAAACACATCAGCAACTCATGATGATGATCCTCATGTTGGGCAAAATAAAGATCAGAATTGTGATTCCATTGGGTTCTGGAATGGAATGATGGGTGGAGGCTCATGGTAA
- the LOC110899520 gene encoding dof zinc finger protein DOF1.8 isoform X1 — MDRPQWPQEILVKPMEEILAPNSAISSNNNSNGNSNLSKPSSSSSSFERRARPQKAAAVNCPRCDSTNTKFCYYNNYSLSQPRYFCKTCRRYWTEGGTLRNIPVGGGSRKNKRSSASTTTSSTSSYSSVAKPTLPDLVVPSISTAVLSQNPRIHHDQYGQDLNLGFLQVPNFDATKNTNSSVSTTTTTTNTQLSALELLTGITSRGTTSSFMPIPDPNSVYTPSGQLMMPMSEFKIPSSLSFSLDGMGSGNGGRLLFPFEELKTNTSATHDDDPHVGQNKDQNCDSIGFWNGMMGGGSW; from the exons ATGGACAGGCCTCAGTGGCCACAG GAGATATTGGTGAAGCCCATGGAAGAAATACTAGCACCCAACTCCGCAATTTCAAGTAACAATAACAGTAACGGTAACAGTAATCTCTCGAAGCCCTCTTCAAGTTCTTCATCTTTCGAAAGACGGGCAAGACCACAAAAGGCAGCCGCAGTAAACTGTCCCAGATGTGATTCGACGAACACAAAGTTCTGTTACTACAACAATTATAGTCTTTCGCAACCGCGATACTTTTGCAAGACTTGTAGAAGGTATTGGACTGAAGGTGGAACACTTAGAAACATTCCTGTTGGTGGTGGATCAAGAAAGAACAAGAGATCATCAGCATCAACAACAACTTCTAGTACTTCGTCTTATTCTTCAGTGGCAAAACCAACACTTCCTGATCTAGTTGTACCTTCCATATCTACAGCTGTACTATCTCAAAACCCTAGGATCCATCATGACCAATATGGTCAAGATCTAAATTTAGGGTTTCTCCAAGTACCCAACTTTGATGCCACCAAGAATACAAATTCTTCTGTTTCTACTACTACCACAACAACTAATACTCAGCTTTCGGCTTTGGAGCTCTTGACTGGAATTACATCAAGGGGTACAACGAGTTCGTTCATGCCTATTCCGGACCCTAATTCGGTTTATACACCCTCGGGGCAGTTGATGATGCCCATGTCAGAATTCAAGATTCCATCATCACTTAGTTTTTCTTTAGATGGAATGGGAAGTGGTAATGGTGGGAGGCTTTTGTTCCCGTTTGAAGAGTTGAAAACAAACACATCAGCAACTCATGATGATGATCCTCATGTTGGGCAAAATAAAGATCAGAATTGTGATTCCATTGGGTTCTGGAATGGAATGATGGGTGGAGGCTCATGGTAA